The Klebsiella africana sequence GAGTGTCTGCGCCTCGGGCCGGGCGAGCTGAAAAGCGGCGGTTTCCGTCGCGAATCGATTCTCGCGGATACCGTTGAAGCGTTAATTGGCGGGGTTTTCCTCGACAGCGATATTCAGAACGTTGAACGCTTAATCCTCTCCTGGTACCAGACCCGTCTGGACGAAATCAGTCCGGGCGATAAGCAAAAGGATCCGAAGACGCGTCTGCAGGAGTATCTGCAGGGACGTCATCTGCCGCTGCCGTCTTACCTGGTGGTCCAGGTACGCGGCGAAGCGCACGATCAGGAATTTACTATCCACTGCCAGGTCAGTGGCCTGAGTGAACCGGTGGTTGGCACAGGTTCCAGCCGTCGCAAGGCGGAGCAGGCTGCCGCCGAACAGACGCTGAAAAAGCTGGAGCTGGAATGAGCGAAGAAAAAAGTTATTGTGGGTTTGTCGCCATCGTGGGTCGTCCAAACGTTGGCAAATCCACGCTGTTGAACAAGCTTCTTGGGCAGAA is a genomic window containing:
- the rnc gene encoding ribonuclease III, with the protein product MNPIVINRLQRKLGYTFHHQELLQQALTHRSASSKHNERLEFLGDSILSFVIANALYHRFPRVDEGDMSRMRATLVRGNTLAEIAREFELGECLRLGPGELKSGGFRRESILADTVEALIGGVFLDSDIQNVERLILSWYQTRLDEISPGDKQKDPKTRLQEYLQGRHLPLPSYLVVQVRGEAHDQEFTIHCQVSGLSEPVVGTGSSRRKAEQAAAEQTLKKLELE